A single genomic interval of Antechinus flavipes isolate AdamAnt ecotype Samford, QLD, Australia chromosome 1, AdamAnt_v2, whole genome shotgun sequence harbors:
- the PRKAB1 gene encoding LOW QUALITY PROTEIN: 5'-AMP-activated protein kinase subunit beta-1 (The sequence of the model RefSeq protein was modified relative to this genomic sequence to represent the inferred CDS: inserted 1 base in 1 codon), which produces MGNTSSERAGMERQGGHKTPRRDSTGGTKDGDRPKILMDSPEDADLFHSEDIKAPEKEEFLAWQHDLEVNDRAPTQARPTVFRWTGGGKEVYLSGSFNNWTKLPLTRSHNNFVAILDLPEGEHQYKFFVDGQWTYDPSEPVVTSQLGTVNNVIQVKKTDFEVFDALMVDSQKCSDVSELSSSPPGPYHQEPYTCKPEERFKSPPXLPPHLLQVILNKDTGISCDPALLPEPNHVMLNHLYALSIKDGVMVLSATHRYKKKYVTTLLYKPI; this is translated from the exons ATGGGCAATACAAGCAGCGAGCGGGCTGGCATGGAGCGCCAGGGTGGGCACAAGACCCCCCGCAGGGACAGCACGGGGGGAACCAAGGATGGGGACAGGCCCAAGATCCTGATGGACAGCCCCGAGGATGCGGACCTCTTCCACTCGGAGGATATCAAG GCTCCAGAAAAGGAAGAGTTCCTTGCATGGCAGCATGATCTAGAAGTGAATGACAGAGCTCCCACTCAGGCTCGTCCGACTGTGTTTCGCTGGacagggggaggaaaagaggttTACTTATCTGGATCCTTCAATAACTGGACGAAACTCCCCCTCACAAGAAG CCACAACAACTTTGTAGCAATCCTGGATTTGCCAGAAGGAGAACATCAGTACAAATTCTTTGTGGATGGGCAGTGGACCTACGATCCCTCTGAG cCAGTAGTGACCAGCCAGCTTGGCACGGTTAACAACGTCATTCAGGTGAAGAAAACTGACTTTGAAGTGTTTGACGCTTTAATGGTGGATTCCCAAAAGTGCTCCGATGTGTCCG AGCTGTCGAGTTCGCCGCCAGGACCTTACCATCAGGAACCCTATACTTGTAAACCAGAGGAACGTTTCAAAAGTCCCC TTCTTCCCCCACACCTGCTCCAGGTCATCCTGAATAAGGACACTGGCATCTCG TGTGACCCTGCCCTACTGCCCGAGCCCAACCACGTCATGCTGAACCACCTGTACGCCCTCTCCATCAAGGACGGCGTGATGGTGCTCAGCGCCACCCACCGCTACAAGAAGAAGTACGTCACCACCTTGCTGTACAAGCCGATATGA